One Sodalis praecaptivus DNA segment encodes these proteins:
- a CDS encoding DUF979 domain-containing protein: protein MTILDALYLLVGIMFAATAIINLRDSSNPKRWKSAGFWGINAIIFIFGSYLPALANGLLVIVMVLLAGLGGLGRSKQPEASVEQREVRASRFGNRLFIPALLIPLVTLLGTFVFKNLTWNGALLIPAGSSTLAALGLGIIVAFFVALMMLRETPASAMNEGRRLLDAIGWASVLPQMLAALGGIFALAGVGKLVAGLITDVIPLGLPIVAVAAYCIGMALFTIIMGNAFAAFPIMTAGIGLPIIVGHMGGNPAIMSAIGMLAGFCGTLMTPMAANFNIVPAALLELSDQHGVIKVQFPTAILLLIINIILMSVLVFRF from the coding sequence ATGACGATTCTGGATGCGCTTTATTTGCTGGTGGGCATCATGTTCGCCGCCACGGCTATCATCAACTTGCGTGATAGTTCTAACCCAAAACGTTGGAAAAGCGCCGGCTTTTGGGGCATTAATGCGATTATTTTCATTTTCGGCAGTTATTTGCCGGCGCTGGCCAATGGTCTGTTGGTGATAGTCATGGTGCTGCTCGCGGGGCTGGGTGGATTGGGCCGCAGCAAGCAACCCGAGGCGTCTGTTGAACAGCGGGAAGTGCGCGCCAGTCGTTTTGGCAACCGATTGTTCATTCCGGCGTTGCTGATCCCGTTGGTGACACTGCTCGGCACCTTTGTCTTTAAAAACCTGACCTGGAACGGCGCGCTGCTGATCCCCGCCGGCTCCTCCACCCTGGCCGCGCTGGGCCTGGGCATTATCGTTGCGTTCTTCGTCGCGCTGATGATGTTGCGTGAGACGCCCGCCAGCGCGATGAACGAAGGCCGGCGGCTGCTGGACGCCATCGGCTGGGCCAGCGTCCTGCCGCAAATGCTGGCGGCGCTGGGGGGAATTTTCGCCCTGGCCGGGGTGGGTAAGCTGGTGGCGGGGCTGATTACCGATGTCATCCCGCTTGGACTGCCCATCGTCGCGGTCGCCGCCTACTGCATCGGCATGGCGCTGTTCACCATTATTATGGGCAACGCCTTTGCGGCATTTCCCATCATGACCGCCGGCATCGGTTTACCCATTATCGTCGGCCATATGGGCGGCAATCCGGCTATCATGTCCGCCATCGGCATGTTGGCGGGATTTTGCGGTACGCTAATGACCCCTATGGCGGCCAATTTTAATATTGTTCCCGCCGCACTGCTGGAGCTTTCCGACCAGCATGGGGTCATCAAGGTGCAATTTCCTACCGCCATTTTATTATTAATTATCAATATTATATTAATGTCGGTACTGGTGTTCCGTTTTTGA
- a CDS encoding DUF969 domain-containing protein, producing MWPLIGIVIVILGFALRFNPLVVVTLAGLITGLTSGLDLPAVISDFGTAYVQNRYMALIWLALPVIGLLERNGLREQAQRLVTRIHSASLSRILILYMLMRQLTAALGLTALGGHAQMVRPLIAPMAEGAARKRLGDLPQAEREKIRAHCAAVDNIGVFFGEDIFIAIGSILLMKGFMEQNGYIIEPLHFAVWAIPTAFFAFIIHSCRVAFYQRALIRRYAAQNKTRAAGEYKG from the coding sequence ATGTGGCCTTTAATAGGCATCGTTATCGTTATTCTCGGCTTTGCGCTACGTTTCAATCCTCTGGTGGTGGTAACGCTTGCGGGCCTTATCACCGGGCTGACCAGCGGTCTGGATTTGCCTGCGGTGATAAGCGATTTTGGTACCGCCTATGTGCAAAATCGGTATATGGCGCTTATCTGGCTGGCGCTGCCGGTCATCGGGCTGCTGGAGCGCAACGGACTGCGCGAGCAGGCGCAGCGCCTGGTGACGCGCATCCACTCCGCATCGCTGTCGCGCATTCTGATTCTCTATATGCTGATGCGGCAGTTAACCGCCGCGCTGGGCTTGACCGCGCTCGGCGGCCATGCACAAATGGTGCGGCCACTGATAGCCCCCATGGCCGAAGGAGCGGCGCGTAAACGGTTGGGGGATTTACCCCAGGCGGAGCGTGAAAAAATCCGAGCGCACTGTGCGGCGGTAGATAATATCGGCGTATTTTTCGGCGAAGACATATTTATCGCCATCGGCTCGATCTTATTGATGAAAGGATTTATGGAGCAAAACGGTTATATTATCGAACCGCTGCATTTTGCCGTCTGGGCCATTCCCACCGCCTTTTTTGCGTTTATCATTCATAGCTGCCGCGTGGCATTTTACCAGCGCGCGCTTATTCGGCGCTATGCCGCGCAGAACAAAACGCGGGCGGCAGGGGAGTATAAAGGATGA
- a CDS encoding DedA family protein, protein MDIFKELLHALWQQDFETLSDPSLVWTIYLLVFVILFLENGLLPAAFLPGDSLLILIGVLIAKGTLNFPLVLLLLTVAASLGSWISYIQGKWLENNRLVKSWLAHLPAHYHQRAYRMFHRHGLSALLIGRFVAFVRTLLPTIAGLSGLGSSRFHFFNWISAFLWVFILTLVGFILGKTPVFQRYEEELMLCLMLLPLALLTIGLVSSLVVIWRRKRLTDSDKE, encoded by the coding sequence ATGGATATCTTTAAGGAACTGTTGCACGCCCTCTGGCAACAGGATTTTGAAACGCTTTCCGATCCCAGCCTGGTTTGGACCATTTATTTGCTGGTGTTTGTCATCCTTTTTTTGGAGAACGGCCTACTGCCCGCCGCCTTTTTACCCGGCGACAGTTTATTGATATTAATCGGCGTGCTGATTGCAAAAGGGACGCTGAATTTTCCTCTCGTGCTGCTGCTTCTGACCGTCGCCGCCAGTTTGGGCAGTTGGATTAGTTACATACAGGGGAAATGGCTGGAAAATAACCGGCTGGTGAAGAGCTGGCTGGCGCATCTGCCGGCGCACTATCATCAGCGGGCCTACCGGATGTTCCATCGCCATGGGCTTTCGGCTTTGCTTATCGGCCGGTTCGTCGCGTTTGTGCGAACGCTGCTGCCGACTATCGCCGGTTTGTCCGGCCTAGGCAGTTCGCGTTTTCATTTTTTTAATTGGATCAGCGCCTTTCTATGGGTGTTTATCTTAACGCTCGTCGGGTTCATCCTCGGGAAAACGCCGGTGTTTCAGCGCTATGAAGAGGAATTGATGCTGTGCCTGATGCTGCTGCCGCTGGCGCTGTTGACTATCGGGCTGGTGAGTTCGCTGGTGGTCATCTGGCGCCGTAAACGGCTTACCGATTCGGATAAAGAATGA
- the mzrA gene encoding EnvZ/OmpR regulon moderator MzrA codes for MKRSRLGLLAVAVLVSLTLLLPTLCRDDSTLQITVARERGSLPDGFFLYQLLEDRGIRVKSITPAKDSMIIHLDTPEQAQAAQLVLQSHLPEGYAILKSRRYSAWQWLYRPAADEERLG; via the coding sequence ATGAAACGCTCCCGCCTCGGTTTGCTGGCGGTGGCGGTGCTGGTGTCGCTGACGCTGTTATTGCCGACGCTGTGCCGCGACGACAGCACGCTGCAAATCACCGTTGCCCGCGAACGCGGTTCGCTGCCGGACGGTTTTTTTCTCTATCAGTTGCTTGAGGATCGCGGTATCCGCGTGAAAAGCATTACCCCCGCCAAGGACAGTATGATTATTCATCTGGACACCCCGGAACAAGCGCAGGCGGCGCAATTGGTGTTGCAAAGTCACCTGCCCGAGGGCTATGCGATTCTAAAAAGCCGCCGCTACAGCGCCTGGCAGTGGCTATACCGTCCTGCCGCCGATGAGGAGCGTCTGGGTTAA
- a CDS encoding DUF883 family protein, whose translation MVKDATSEHLRAELKSLADTLEEVLRGSAQKPKAEFEKLRTKAESALKDTRSRLGDGGERLAEQTRVVASKADEYVHEYPWAGIGVGAVVGFILGALITRR comes from the coding sequence ATGGTCAAAGATGCCACTTCTGAACATTTACGTGCGGAATTGAAATCACTGGCGGATACGCTGGAAGAAGTGCTGCGTGGTTCCGCGCAGAAGCCCAAAGCCGAGTTTGAAAAACTGCGTACTAAAGCGGAGAGCGCGCTCAAGGATACGCGCAGCCGTCTTGGCGATGGCGGCGAGCGCTTGGCGGAGCAAACCCGCGTGGTGGCCAGTAAGGCAGATGAATACGTACACGAATATCCTTGGGCGGGCATTGGCGTTGGCGCCGTGGTCGGCTTTATCCTCGGTGCACTTATTACACGGCGCTAA
- a CDS encoding YqjK-like family protein — protein sequence MSELKPKHAKKRLLLHQIQQQRQALGVQSRRWQLATAPWDRRWLRLLSFRRYLIAGTSLLALYNVRHPSRLMRWAKRGIGILGAVKMVRKALETR from the coding sequence ATGAGCGAACTCAAGCCGAAACACGCCAAAAAGCGGCTGCTGCTGCACCAAATCCAGCAACAGCGCCAGGCGCTGGGCGTGCAAAGCCGCCGGTGGCAGCTCGCCACCGCCCCTTGGGATCGGCGCTGGTTGCGTCTGCTAAGTTTCCGCCGCTATCTGATTGCGGGCACCAGTCTATTGGCGCTATACAACGTTCGTCACCCCAGCCGACTGATGCGCTGGGCGAAACGAGGCATTGGCATTTTGGGCGCGGTCAAAATGGTGCGTAAGGCGCTGGAAACCCGCTAG
- a CDS encoding type 1 glutamine amidotransferase domain-containing protein gives MKILMVLTSHDRLGDTGRKTGFWLEELAAPYYAFKDAGAEIVLASPNGGQPPLDPKSNEPAFQTGKTRRFEADAGAMAQLSATVRLDSVAQADYDTVFYPGGHGPLWDLAEDRHSIALIAAFLAAGKPIALVCHAPGALRHVKTPAGRPLVEGKHVTGFSNSEEAGVELTEVVPFLVEDELRALGGHYTKVEDWAPYVVSDGLLITGQNPASSAATAARLLEQLKAG, from the coding sequence ATGAAAATATTAATGGTCCTGACTTCGCACGATCGGCTCGGTGATACCGGCCGTAAAACCGGCTTCTGGCTGGAAGAATTGGCCGCGCCGTATTACGCCTTCAAGGATGCCGGCGCCGAGATCGTGTTGGCCTCGCCTAACGGCGGCCAGCCGCCGCTCGATCCCAAAAGCAACGAGCCGGCTTTCCAGACCGGAAAGACCCGCCGTTTCGAGGCCGATGCCGGGGCGATGGCGCAATTGTCCGCTACCGTGCGCCTGGACAGCGTAGCGCAGGCCGATTACGACACGGTGTTTTACCCAGGGGGCCATGGTCCGCTGTGGGACTTGGCCGAAGACAGGCATTCTATCGCGCTGATTGCCGCCTTTCTGGCCGCCGGCAAGCCAATAGCTTTAGTTTGCCACGCGCCGGGCGCGCTGCGTCACGTTAAGACCCCGGCGGGGAGGCCGCTAGTGGAGGGTAAGCATGTCACGGGCTTTAGCAATTCTGAGGAAGCCGGCGTCGAATTGACTGAGGTCGTGCCGTTTCTGGTCGAAGATGAGCTGAGGGCTTTGGGCGGCCATTATACCAAGGTGGAAGATTGGGCGCCTTACGTCGTCAGCGACGGACTGCTTATAACCGGCCAGAATCCCGCGTCGTCCGCGGCGACGGCGGCACGGCTGCTTGAGCAATTAAAGGCGGGTTAA
- a CDS encoding TetR/AcrR family transcriptional regulator, producing the protein MATNTETHPVRDSILAHGQRIMAGKGFSAVGLNEILAAARVPKGSFYHYFGSKEAFGEALLERYFADYLAYLDATLSAPDQNMAQRLMAYWQNWQDTQSFHDCQGKCLAVKLGAEVADLSEAMRLALARGTSGITRRLTRAIKDGVADGSLTIEGSPAEVAQSLYQLWLGASVMVKIARDTQPFVTAMATTRHILHLTL; encoded by the coding sequence ATGGCGACAAACACCGAAACCCATCCCGTTCGGGACAGCATTCTGGCGCACGGTCAGCGGATCATGGCCGGCAAGGGTTTTTCCGCTGTAGGGCTTAATGAAATTCTGGCTGCTGCCCGCGTGCCGAAGGGGTCGTTTTACCACTACTTCGGTTCAAAAGAGGCGTTTGGCGAAGCGCTGCTGGAGCGTTATTTCGCGGACTATCTCGCTTATCTTGACGCCACGCTGAGCGCACCCGACCAGAACATGGCGCAGCGTCTGATGGCGTATTGGCAGAACTGGCAGGACACGCAGTCTTTTCACGATTGCCAGGGCAAGTGTCTGGCGGTCAAGTTGGGCGCGGAGGTAGCCGATCTGTCCGAGGCGATGCGGCTGGCGCTGGCGCGCGGGACCTCTGGCATCACCCGTCGACTGACGCGCGCCATTAAAGACGGCGTTGCGGATGGGTCGCTAACCATTGAGGGTTCGCCTGCGGAAGTTGCGCAAAGCCTCTACCAATTGTGGCTAGGCGCCAGCGTCATGGTCAAGATAGCCCGTGATACTCAGCCCTTTGTCACGGCCATGGCAACCACGCGTCATATTTTGCATCTGACCCTCTGA
- a CDS encoding DoxX family protein: protein MKKLDDSALLVARVLMPILFIVAGYGKLGAGYAGTQQYMAAMGVPGFLLPLTILLEVGGGLAVLFGLLTRSVALITVVFTLLTAFIFHADFTQAGNQINFMKNLTIAGGYLLLAVSGPGAFSIDRLLAKKG from the coding sequence ATGAAAAAATTAGATGATAGCGCCTTGCTGGTGGCACGTGTATTGATGCCTATACTGTTTATTGTGGCCGGTTACGGCAAACTGGGCGCCGGTTATGCCGGTACCCAACAATACATGGCGGCGATGGGCGTGCCGGGCTTTTTATTGCCGTTGACCATTTTGCTTGAAGTCGGCGGCGGTCTGGCGGTGCTGTTCGGCTTACTGACCCGCAGCGTAGCGCTTATCACCGTGGTATTTACGCTGTTGACGGCGTTTATTTTCCATGCGGATTTTACCCAGGCGGGTAACCAGATCAATTTTATGAAAAATCTGACCATCGCCGGCGGTTATCTGCTGCTGGCGGTGAGCGGCCCTGGCGCCTTCAGCATTGATCGTCTGCTGGCTAAAAAAGGGTAA
- a CDS encoding glutathione S-transferase family protein has translation MGLLVEGQWQDKWYDTAASGGRFQRSASVFRNWITPDGSAGPEGRGGFRAEAGRYHLYVSLACPWAHRTLLMRQLKGLTQLIPVSVVHPLMLENGWTFSQDFPGATGDPLFNKAFLYQLYLQADPGYSGRVTVPVLWDKQQQTIVSNESADILRMFNSAFDGAGALAGDYYPPDLRAAIDEINGWVYPQVNNGVYKAGFATRQEAYDEAAEEVFAALARLEEILGRHRYLTGPRLTEADLRLWTTLIRFDAVYHTHFKCDRQRLSDYLNLSGFLRDIYQLPGIAETVDFAHIRHHYFRSHPTLNPHGIISIGPQFDLGEPHGRAARFGTREA, from the coding sequence ATGGGCTTACTCGTCGAGGGGCAGTGGCAGGACAAATGGTACGATACCGCCGCCAGCGGCGGACGGTTTCAGCGCTCGGCGTCGGTATTCCGCAATTGGATAACGCCCGACGGCAGCGCCGGTCCTGAAGGGCGCGGCGGCTTTCGCGCCGAAGCCGGCCGCTACCATCTTTATGTGTCATTGGCGTGCCCATGGGCGCACCGCACCCTGCTGATGCGTCAGTTGAAAGGGTTAACCCAGTTAATCCCCGTCTCGGTGGTCCACCCGCTAATGCTCGAGAACGGCTGGACCTTCAGCCAGGATTTTCCCGGCGCTACCGGCGATCCCCTGTTCAACAAAGCGTTTCTTTATCAACTCTATTTACAGGCGGATCCCGGCTATAGCGGCCGCGTTACGGTACCGGTGCTGTGGGATAAGCAGCAGCAGACCATTGTCAGCAATGAATCGGCGGATATCCTGCGGATGTTCAATAGCGCGTTCGACGGCGCCGGCGCGCTGGCCGGCGACTATTACCCCCCTGACCTGCGCGCCGCCATTGATGAAATCAACGGCTGGGTATACCCGCAGGTCAATAATGGCGTCTACAAAGCCGGCTTCGCGACCCGTCAGGAGGCCTACGATGAGGCGGCGGAGGAGGTTTTTGCTGCCCTGGCGCGATTAGAGGAGATCCTCGGCCGACATCGCTATCTGACCGGCCCCCGCCTGACCGAAGCGGATTTACGGCTGTGGACCACGCTTATCCGCTTCGATGCGGTGTACCACACCCACTTCAAATGCGATCGTCAGCGCCTGAGCGACTATTTGAACTTGTCGGGGTTTTTGCGCGATATTTATCAGCTGCCGGGCATTGCCGAAACGGTGGATTTCGCCCATATTCGCCACCATTATTTCCGCAGTCATCCGACCCTCAATCCGCACGGTATTATTTCTATCGGGCCGCAGTTCGATCTCGGCGAACCCCACGGCCGCGCAGCGCGTTTCGGCACCCGCGAGGCGTGA
- a CDS encoding LysR family transcriptional regulator: MAKDRALTLEALRVMDAIDRRGSFAAAADELGRVPSALSYTMQKLEEELDVVLFDRSGHRTKFTNVGRMLLERGRVLLEAADKLTTDAEALARGWETHLTLVTEALVPAEKLFPLIDKLARKANTQVSIISEVLAGAWERLEQGRADIVIAPDLHFRASSEINSRKLYRLLNVYVASPDHPIHQEPEPLSEVTRVKYRGIAIADTARERPVLTVQLLDKQQRLTVSTMADKHKALLAGLGVATMPYPLVEADIAAGRLRVVSPEYSAGSDIIMAWRRDSMGEAKSWFLREIPKLFS, encoded by the coding sequence ATGGCTAAAGACCGGGCATTGACGCTGGAAGCCCTGCGGGTAATGGATGCGATCGATAGGCGCGGCAGCTTTGCCGCCGCGGCGGATGAATTGGGGCGGGTGCCTTCGGCGCTAAGCTACACTATGCAGAAATTGGAGGAGGAGCTGGATGTGGTCTTGTTCGACCGCTCCGGCCATCGCACCAAATTCACCAATGTCGGCCGTATGTTGCTGGAGCGCGGGCGGGTGTTACTGGAAGCGGCGGATAAGCTTACCACCGACGCGGAGGCGCTGGCGCGCGGCTGGGAAACCCACCTGACGCTGGTGACCGAAGCGCTGGTCCCCGCTGAGAAACTGTTTCCGCTGATAGACAAACTGGCGCGCAAAGCCAACACCCAAGTTTCCATCATTAGTGAAGTGCTGGCCGGCGCCTGGGAGCGTCTGGAACAAGGGCGGGCCGATATCGTCATCGCGCCGGATTTGCATTTCCGCGCGTCCTCGGAAATCAACAGCCGCAAACTTTACCGCTTGCTCAATGTTTATGTCGCCAGCCCCGATCATCCGATCCACCAGGAGCCCGAACCGCTGTCCGAAGTCACCCGCGTCAAATATCGCGGGATCGCCATCGCCGATACCGCCCGCGAACGGCCGGTGTTGACGGTGCAACTGCTGGATAAACAGCAGCGCCTAACGGTGAGCACGATGGCGGATAAACATAAGGCGTTGCTCGCCGGGCTGGGGGTGGCGACGATGCCCTACCCGCTGGTGGAGGCGGATATCGCCGCCGGGCGGCTGCGGGTGGTTAGCCCGGAGTACAGCGCCGGCAGCGATATCATCATGGCCTGGCGCCGCGACAGCATGGGCGAAGCCAAATCTTGGTTCCTGCGCGAAATTCCCAAACTGTTTAGCTAG
- a CDS encoding pirin family protein has product MITCRTAQQCGQADFGWLQARYTFSFGHYFDPAFLHYASLRALNQEVLAVGAAFQPRTYPPVDVLNLVLRGEAEYRDSNGHAVRVAAGDALMLGAQPGVSYSEHNIGAQPLTRMQLWLDACPTRENPAVQTLTLPVAPHVLLASPQGEQGSLRLRQQAWVHRVTLAAGESLTLPLNGRRAYVQSVYGQVEIGGMQGARGQLSCGDGAFVHDEQPLTLRATAPLQALLIDLAGDDRPAP; this is encoded by the coding sequence ATGATTACTTGCAGAACAGCCCAACAATGCGGCCAGGCGGACTTCGGATGGTTGCAGGCACGCTATACCTTTTCTTTCGGCCACTATTTCGATCCGGCTTTCTTGCACTACGCTTCGCTGCGGGCGCTGAACCAGGAAGTGCTGGCGGTCGGCGCCGCCTTCCAGCCGCGGACCTATCCCCCCGTCGATGTGTTGAATCTCGTCTTGCGGGGCGAAGCCGAATACCGCGATAGCAACGGTCATGCCGTCCGCGTGGCCGCCGGCGACGCGTTGATGCTGGGTGCCCAGCCCGGCGTTAGCTATAGCGAGCATAATATCGGCGCGCAACCGCTGACCCGCATGCAACTGTGGCTCGATGCCTGCCCCACGCGGGAAAATCCCGCCGTGCAAACGCTTACGCTGCCCGTAGCCCCCCACGTCCTGCTGGCCTCGCCACAGGGGGAACAGGGGAGCCTGCGGCTGCGCCAGCAGGCGTGGGTGCATCGGGTGACGCTGGCGGCGGGTGAGAGCCTGACGCTACCGCTAAACGGCCGACGCGCTTATGTGCAATCGGTGTATGGCCAGGTGGAGATTGGCGGTATGCAGGGCGCGCGCGGGCAGCTTTCCTGCGGCGACGGCGCGTTTGTGCATGATGAGCAGCCCCTGACATTGCGAGCCACTGCGCCGTTGCAGGCGCTGTTGATTGATTTGGCCGGCGACGACCGACCGGCGCCCTAA
- the rsmI gene encoding 16S rRNA (cytidine(1402)-2'-O)-methyltransferase — MNQHQQADISAATLYVVPTPIGNLEDITRRALSVLQGVDLIAAEDTRHTGLLLQHFAINARLFALHDHNEQQKADVLLAKLQDGQSIALVSDAGTPLINDPGYHLVRRCREAGIRVVPLPGACAAITALSAAGLPSDRFCYEGFLPAKRKARLDSLQGLAQEPRTLIFYESTHRLLESLEDMATAWGPLRYVVLARELTKTWESLHGAPVGELLAWVREDDMRRRGEMVLIVEGYRAPDDALPPEALRTLALLLAELPLKKAAALAAEIHGVKKNALYRYALDRQQKA; from the coding sequence ATGAATCAACACCAACAAGCGGATATTTCCGCAGCAACGCTGTATGTGGTACCGACTCCCATTGGTAATCTGGAGGACATCACCCGGCGGGCGCTGTCTGTCCTACAGGGCGTTGATCTTATTGCCGCTGAGGATACCCGTCATACCGGTCTATTGTTACAACATTTTGCCATAAATGCGCGGCTGTTCGCGTTGCATGACCATAATGAACAGCAAAAGGCGGACGTTTTATTGGCGAAACTGCAAGACGGACAAAGTATAGCGCTGGTCTCTGACGCCGGCACGCCGCTTATCAACGACCCGGGATATCATCTGGTGCGCCGCTGCCGCGAGGCCGGCATTCGCGTCGTGCCGCTGCCGGGCGCCTGTGCGGCGATTACCGCCCTGTCCGCCGCCGGACTGCCTTCCGATCGTTTCTGTTATGAAGGCTTTCTGCCGGCGAAGCGCAAAGCGCGCCTCGATTCCCTACAGGGGCTGGCACAGGAGCCGCGCACGCTGATTTTTTACGAGTCCACCCACCGGTTGCTGGAGAGCCTGGAGGATATGGCCACCGCCTGGGGGCCGCTGCGCTACGTAGTGCTGGCGCGGGAGCTGACCAAAACCTGGGAATCCCTTCACGGCGCGCCCGTCGGGGAGCTATTGGCCTGGGTGCGGGAGGATGACATGCGCCGCCGCGGCGAAATGGTGCTCATCGTCGAAGGCTATCGTGCGCCGGACGATGCGCTGCCGCCGGAGGCGCTGCGCACGTTAGCGCTGTTGCTGGCCGAATTGCCGCTGAAAAAAGCCGCGGCGCTGGCGGCGGAGATCCACGGCGTGAAAAAGAATGCGCTGTACCGCTACGCCCTCGATCGGCAGCAAAAAGCATAA